The nucleotide window TGACTTCAAGAGAGCCATTCTGGCTAAACCCTAACCCAATGCAACTAGACATCTTCCAGTCATTGCAGCTCCAAACCCATGTTGAAGACTGACAATTGGAGCTAAGTCCTTGTGTATGTAGGGCAAATGTTAGCAACTGTCATAATGACGACATCGTTTCACAGTGACTACTTCTACaccacaaaataaataacaaagtaaaataaaagggaTGAGGGAGAGAATGACATAATAGGGGAAGGGAAGAGAGGAAGACGGCCAACCCCCAAAAAGGGCCGCGCCTAGGGTTTCTTTTCTTAGGGTTTTCTCATAAATGTTTTTTCTTGAGAAAGGTTCATGTGAATTTGAACATGTAAAGccgaaattattaattattaagatTGAGACAATTCCATATCATCTTGCATACAATATAGAATATACCAAACAAGTATAATATACCTAAAGCATACTACCTAGTTGAACATATACCAAATATGTAGGGTTAGGCATTTCAAACTGTAAATTGAACCAAATCGGCCGGCTCAGTTCACAACTAATGCATAATGCATTTAAGAGATACACCTCACCACTGTATTGGCAAGCCTTCTTGTGCTGTAATTGTacaatcaatatatatatatatatatatatacagagggCTTCTATtgacttatttgagggacactcctTGTAGGGCTCACTctggattgtatttcactaatccaaactgtctattttgtagatattcattcaaagatcatctctacaaaaaatcacttgaatccgacatttgaccattcaattgagttattgaaattttagtactttcttgaagcaccttgttcattgattttgtaggacacaattggatgtcgaaacggtttctgatttgtctaattttttgtaaggataatccatgaatgaagacctaaaaaatatatatagtttggatcattagaaaaaaaaaattgtaaagtaccctaaagggcgtccctcaaataaaattatttgagggatccctcaataaaaggggactgatatatatatatatatatgagagttTCCTGCTCCAATAAAattaatgagagagagagaattaggGTGAGAAACCCTAAATCATATTTTCACTTTCTAATGCTTTCACAATTCTCTTATGTCTCCCTAACACTGTCTAATCGAAATCGAGTACCGAATCATTGTTCGAAGAACCAATATCATTATTTTTCCAAGATGGTGGTTTGGCGTTGGTGGCGAGACTTCCTCTACCGAAGTTAGTATAAAGCaagtttgaaattattttacgACAAGGATTTGCTTAACGTAGAATAATTCATAAGTAATATACCTATCGCATAGTGCCTATACATATATCTAGTGAGTATATATTGTACCTACAAGTCATAGTACCTTATCAAACCCTATATCCATATATTATATCTAATAAAATACAACTACCTTATCAAATTACCTATACCATATAATAGAGTTATATCCATAAACAATATATTCCTAAATCATAGAACCTAAAAGAACCACCAAGCAAGAACTTGGTAAGCAGTCCCACAAGCCAAAGGAGAACAAATGTGATCGAAGAATTAGAACAAACATTCAGGACATGACATACTTTTTTACGGCCCCTTATAAAAAAAGTGCAAAAGTTCATACAAAGTAAATAAATGTGAGGGTGACACATTGGGTGTTCATAATACATGAAACGTGTGGCATTAAATTATACACTAATCTGTCAATTTCCATAAAAATTTCCACCTGTTCCCAAATCCCAAACATGATGTAATGGTCACAATGGCCGAAGAAAGCGTCTGAGCCAATCTGCTGCTTGGCCGTCCATTTGACATTTCGAatggggaagaagaaagaaagagcaaCAGAAGAGAAGCCGTGAATCCCAAGCCATAAAGCAAAAAAGTCACAGAGGATGCCAAAATAAGGAGAAGATCGTGGGggattttttttacctttttctGTTAACCCTACTGTTATGAAGCGCCTTGACAActagaaaaaaaatgcaaaatggAAGCAAATCTAAGCAGctgcaaattgaaatattgtcCGTTCTCcaatgtcaaaaataaataaaaaaatgtgtgCGTGTGAATTGAGAGACCCAAGCATGCAGATTGAAGAGATGATTTGATGTAAAGCCTGTGTAGGGTGGGGTTGTTTCTCAAAATCCGAGCATGATGTGTCAAAATCCCATTGCATCAATCTCTTCTCTCCCACCTCCCCCCACCACCTTCTCTCTTTTGAAATCTCTGATTGTGATGGATTgaatggatggatggatggatgggaTTGCTGAGTCGATCCATGCATGCTTAATTTAATCATTTCGTCTGTTGAATTTTGAACCTccccatttatttatttattttttaggtgtAAAATCAATAAATCAACTTCACCAACCATTCCTGCtccttttcacttttttttttttttttttgcctttcaGTTTTTACCTTCCTTCCCCTTCCCTCTTTTCTGATGAGAAAAAAATGTCCAATTTCTACTTCCAGTaagatttgtttttcctaCACTGTAAAGCATTCATCGTAAATATGGCATAAAAGATGAGGTCAGGGCTCTCAGAAACTCAAGAGCTTTGTGTGATTACATTGCAACCCTTTTGAGATTtttaaccaatttttttttattgggttACATTTGGAGGAAAGAAACTCTAGGGTTTCAATCCTGGGTGCCAAGCAGGGAGAAAGGAGGAGGGACACAACCACTGTGCTAACCTCACTCGTCTTTAACCTGTCTTTTATtataacaataaataaataaataaataaaatattgaggTTATAAATTTACTGAATCCTGCTTCCACTGCAGACAGCAAAATTTTGCCATTTTCTTCAGCTTGGTATCAGAAATTGAGTACGATTGTTTAAGTGATGATCAAATTAATTACAAGGGTAATAATAAAGTGgcaagttttttttgggttgaaattACTAAGTTTGGAGTTGGAGGACAAATCTGCAGGATTTAGAGGGTAAAAACCTACTATATCTACAAGCCTTGGTTTTTAGCTACTTCCCTTACCGAGTGTAATATTTTTGTCTTATGGGCCAAACGGTGGTTGTACTTCAATTAGCATGAAATTGTGATGTGTGTCAACCAGTAAAGGTGACTCTCAAACAGTTTTAAAAGTCAGTGTGCACcaaaaccctctctctctctctctctctccctctctctctcacttccAAAGCTCCAGTTCTTTACCTaaacttcaaaatattaaaggaagaaaaaagtgAATTGCAATACAGATAATGGGTTTGCAGAAATGCCAGAAGCCTCGCATTCTATAGTTTTTTTTGGTATACTTGGAGACTATGATCATCAAATTTGGCAGggataaataatataataattaacaGAGATAGATGGTGTGTATTTAATTACCATGCCCTCTGTATCTATGGGATTATTTATTGTATGTACTGTGCTGACAGGGGAGATATGCAACAGCTTTATCGATACATGGTGAAAATCTCTacctctccttttttttttttttctatttacaaaataaaagattgaaaaaaaatgaaagttttGCGCttgtttgtttctctctctcaaaactcaaaaggacCCTCTCATAAAACTACTTTCTGTTCCCTCcgtttcattttcttcactgACAGAGGAATACCTGCACACTTTCTCACGCACGCACGCATACTCAAAACAGAGTACcctagcagcagcagcagcagagcCCACTCCCTCAGACACATAcatcactttctctctctctctctctctctctcacaatatctctctttctctctccccatagagagaaaaagagattaagaaagagagagagataatggATATGATAAGAGCCATGGCAGAGAGTGATCAGAGAGAGAACAGAAGAGGACAGACCAGAGCAAACACAGAGATTTTTCCAGCCATATCATACCTTACCTTATTATATCGCCTTTTCCCTCTGCCACTCAGATTCATCAACTCCCTATGAAAAGCCCATCTCACactcttcctcctccccctTCTCAATTTCTCAACCCAAACCCAACCTTTGCatctacaaaacaaacaaactcttTCCCCCTCCCACTTCACCCTTTCAAAAACCTACATCAACATTCCTCAACAACTACTCTCTTTAACAGTTAGACCCTAAATTATCTTCTGGGTTTTCTTTAGAACAGCTCTTTGGTCTTTCTTCCTTCACTTCAAGCTAGCTTCttgcttgttttgtttccATGGACATCATGAGCTTCACTGGTCATTTTGATCACGGCAGTGACACCCATTTGCCACCAGGCTTTCGCTTCCACCCAACTGATGAGGAACTCATCACCTACTATCTCCTCAAGAAGGTCCTTGACAGCAGCTTCACTGGCCGAGCCATTGCTGAAGTCGACCTCAACAAGTGTGAGCCATGGGAGCTCCCTGGTAAATAATTCTCATGTTCATTACaatatttcttttcaattgAATTAATTACTTAATTGGTTTCtgaatgttgggttttgattaatttttgcAGACAAGGCAAAGATGGGGGAGAAAGAGTGGTACTTTTTCAGCCTCCGCGACCGGAAATACCCAACTGGGCTTAGAACCAACAGAGCTACCGAAGCTGGGTACTGGAAAGCTACTGGAAAAGACAGAGAGATTTACAGCTCCAAGACTTGTGCTCTTGTTGGGATGAAGAAGACCTTGGTTTTCTACCGTGGCAGAGCTCCAAAGGGTGAGAAAAGCAACTGGGTCATGCATGAGTACCGCCTTGAAGGCAAATTCGCCTACCACTATCTCTCCAGGAGCTCCAaggtcctctctctctctctcatgcacaCAGATTAATCTactgtttttctttaaaaaaagttttgaactTTAGTGATCTCATGCTACTCTCAACGTGCATTTCCACATGTAAGTCTTAGATCTTTAATTAATATCATTTGTGGTTAGGGTTAGGTAAAGTAGTTGATGAAGATTGTCGGTACACTATATCTCATAACGAAATATCTACTAATGGCCGTTAGATTTCATCTCTTCTATGGTATAGGCTCTGTACCTTCATAGCATCAATCAAACACATGCATAACAGAAATGCGTCCTCTCCTTTATACTTTTGAAACAcattgcattttcattatgaTAATGCTTCTTCTGAGACCTACATTTCGAATTAATACGTGCATTATTTGTCTGCcgcattaaaaattaaatcaagTACATCTTCTGTTGCCTATTTATCAAATCCTACATAAAATCTTCTGCTAATCTGCTACTGGCATTACTAATAATTTGCGTTAAAAAGCTGACTTGTTTCACAATGTTCTCTGCTTGGCATTGATTCGAACACGTGCAGGACGAGTGGGTCATTTCCCGGGTTTTTCAGAAGAGCAGCGGGTCGACGACTAACGGACCCGGATCCAAGAAGACCCGAATGAGCAACGGCTCCACCAGCAGTATCAGTCTCTACCCAGAACCCAGCTCGCCCTCCTCCGTCTCCCTCCCTCCGCTCCTCGACTCTTCCCCATATCAAAATATGAACACCGCCGGCCTCACCGACCGTGACAGCTGCTCTTACGACAGTCCAATCCCGAAGGAGCACGTGTCCTGTTTCTCCACCAACCCCAACAGTGGCTTCAACCTCTCTTCCTCGTGCTTTGACTTAGCTCACGCCCAGCCTCCGCCGCAGCCAAGCTTCGGTGGCGTCTCGGCTTTCCCGAGCCTCAGGTCTCTGCAGGAGAATCTCCAGCtgcccttcttcttctccccaATGTCGGGTCATCAGCCTGTCCACGTCGGCAGTTCTGGCGGTGGCGGCGGCTCAACGATCGACCTGGGTGGCTTAAGCTCTGCCGGCAGCTGGCCGACTCCACCTCCTCACCAGGAGGAGCCCAGGACCGTGGGCCCCACCGAGCTGGATTGCATGTGGACGTACTACAAGACTGAATGCCTTTGAATTTTGAGGGTCGTTTAGACTTTTCGAGGAAAATGACCGGTGAAAGCAATTAGTATTAGGGGCAGTTTGGGTATTTCAGTGCACGTTTTCAATTAGtttctatttgttttatttactgtGTATGATTATGCTGACGACTCTATGACTCTGTGGGTGTACCGTGATGATGCTTTTTTAACTTAATTGGAAGGTAAAATTAGTAAGTGCTTATTTACTGTGGGAAATGCCGGGTGGTGTTATggtatatttgtttttatggTAATTGATTGGGGTAAGTGTTGTGACCGGCTGGTGAGTCTGAAGATCTGATGCACCTGCAGGTGCAGCTgcatcgtcatcatcatcatatcaGATGTTAATTATGTATATATCAGTGGCTTTTTCTGATATTAATAATGTGCGTTGCTTTGCCTTAAATGGTGTTTTGCAATATGCTTTTTCTGATGCTTTAAAGCGACTTTAGACGTATATTTATGTACTGTTTAATGTTTATGATCAATGTGGACCTCGGTGAATTGGGATTTGGTTTCTGCATATTAGGTTTGCCCCATTTAATATAACAGCAGATGTACAGATTTGAGTGCTTTCCGTTGCATTATCCAAATTGGTAGATGACAAAGTAGATGCGTATGGAATACAGGATTACGGGTTATAGTCGTCCGTGTATACGTGAGTGACTTCCATAGTTACATTGACATGTTGTGTCTCTCTTTAACTTTAGATGCATTGAGCGATTGTCAACCAAACTCTCTAAGTATGAAATGGACCCGAAAAAACACCATCAAAATGATACATTTTTGTTTAGATTGTAGATCTTAGCTTAAAATATGAAGAGTCTGGTATTCAACACCTTACCGACAAGATCATCAGTTTACACAATCATACATCAAGAACATAAGCCTTTAACATAAACCAATTGCTATTTGTTATATGTTATTGTGATGTGTAGCAATCGGTTCTGCAGGATATTATGGTTGAATTTTGCATTATCCAACAATTCATTAATGGTTGGTTGAATTTTGGTGGACATAGATAGCTACCTTTCACGAGTGGAACATACCCTCTATCTCTAGGGTTAAGGGGAACTTGAGGACACCGGTTGGTGCTCTAGCAGAAGGGACACATTTAGTACTCTCTGTTACATTTGTGCTCTTTTTAGCTTATAGCTTAGGTCAGGGACCATCTAAAACCCTAGCCAAACACATTATGCAACCCAGCATTTAATTTTTCCTCACTATTTGGACGGCTGCCAAAcaccctttttcattttcatttattttttctgcacgaaaataaaagatagaaaaaagatagagaaatAAAATGGGGTATGCTAGCTGCTTTGCAGAATTGCTGTCATCACAATGGGGGCTAAATTTGGATCTGGGTTTCGTTTTCTTAGAGCCATTATTTAAGTTGTGGAAGAAAATGCAGAGAGGTGCAGCAGCAGAAACCTCAGAGAGACTCAGAGgcttgaaaaaacaaaaaacatgtaacaaaaaatattgagtgTATCAAATGCAATCATGCCAGAAGTTGATCTCCTGCCAGGTGGAGGGCAGGCATTGGGGGAGGGCCATGATGAACGGTGATGATGAAGGTGGATGTGGTCAGCAGTTTTGGTACATTAAGGTTGAAATTGAGGGTTTGATGTGTGTATGTTTGGCTAGGCAATGAGTACTGCGACATATTTGGAAATAGGGTGCCTGGGGGTACGTGGGACCATTTGGGGTTTTGTTCATGGAAATAGGCATAGCACGCGGGGTACTCTGTTTGGTTTGAGTTTTCAGACTTTCTTGTAATGAATTTTTCTGATGGTGAAGTATGGGTTTGAAGCCAAACagaaaacaaccaaacaacAAACAGCCAAACACCAAAAGCTGGGGTTTGGAATTTATGAATGAGAGATGTTGTTagttcatgtatatatatccAGGTTTCTCTTGTGCGTATGATTGCATATTGCATCAAGCTGTCAAGCTTATAATTGAGATTATGTTGATCTGCCTTAGGGTTGGTGATAAAGATAATGAATTTTATCTTTTGGGATGAGGAGAAATCACAACAAGATTCCTTTCCATCGTGACTTGATTGCGATGTATCAACAAGTTCAGCTCAAGTGGTCAAGCTATATCCTAGAATAGGGTAAGTGTTTGGGGAGCTATATGGTATGTTAGGAAGCCCTAGGGATGACAATTTTGAGTTAAAACTATTACAGTCATTACAAATGGTATCATTTTGAGTCGTTACGAATGACATTGCCTTGAGTCTATTCATTGCCTATGTGTGATTCATGGCCATGATTACTACGAATCACGCCCAATAAAAGATAAGGGCACGACGAAGTTGGCACTTTGGAAGGAGACTTGGTGTTGTTCTTGTTATGAGGTGATTCAATTTAGAACCCAACAATTAGTCACTgtatgttattttcttttgggtagAAGACTATAAGGTGCACTTTTGGTTAACAGATTGAGGCAAGATTTAGATATAAAATTGGAGGacgcatatatatgtatgaaaatgaaatttgttgATAAATTACACTACTAGAATATCTGGTTTTGAGCACAATTATTATTCGTGCTCTTTAATGCAAAATGCACAATTATTCGTGCTCTATATTGATGGTCACAATAGCTACTTTAAAATAGTCAGTTTCCTATATAAgagttttcattgtttttaagGCAcgattttactttttcatgTCTTAAACTTAAGACTTTTGGGCGGGTATATATCTGACAATATCGACTGACACTTTTTATTTGACTTTTGTACATGCATACAAACCATTCATTTGTGCCCAATGTATTTACTTTTTAACAAATATTAGGGTtgccaaaaaaatcaacacGCCACTCTCTCCACCACCTACACACCACCGCCACCTCTTACATCCGTCCACCACCCAAATCAACGACACTtcaccactctctctctctctctctctctctctctctctctctctctctctctctctctctctctctctctctctctctctctctctctctctctctctctctcaagtaaTGCAAACACAATAAGCTcactaaaattaaattttcaacCAAACTTGCACAAATACATACataattagattttaaaactgagtattaatgaaaattatgcaaATACACAATTTGCTCACtcaaattaaaacattcaacATCTTTCAATATAGTCAAAGCAAAATCGCTTTGTCTTGCAATTGGAATAGTGGACAACTCCAAACTTGTTAGGCTTGTCCTACAAAACACAAACTTTTCATTGTCGGTCATTTCACAAAGAATGTATTCGACAATCCATAAGAATTTATAGCAGCacccgagagagagagagagagagagagagtgagtgattCAAATTTTTGATATTTCACCTCTTTC belongs to Prunus persica cultivar Lovell chromosome G4, Prunus_persica_NCBIv2, whole genome shotgun sequence and includes:
- the LOC18779165 gene encoding protein CUP-SHAPED COTYLEDON 2 translates to MDIMSFTGHFDHGSDTHLPPGFRFHPTDEELITYYLLKKVLDSSFTGRAIAEVDLNKCEPWELPDKAKMGEKEWYFFSLRDRKYPTGLRTNRATEAGYWKATGKDREIYSSKTCALVGMKKTLVFYRGRAPKGEKSNWVMHEYRLEGKFAYHYLSRSSKDEWVISRVFQKSSGSTTNGPGSKKTRMSNGSTSSISLYPEPSSPSSVSLPPLLDSSPYQNMNTAGLTDRDSCSYDSPIPKEHVSCFSTNPNSGFNLSSSCFDLAHAQPPPQPSFGGVSAFPSLRSLQENLQLPFFFSPMSGHQPVHVGSSGGGGGSTIDLGGLSSAGSWPTPPPHQEEPRTVGPTELDCMWTYYKTECL